The DNA region ACTTTAATTAATTGATACAATAAATACTGAGTACAGCACTGATACAGATAATTATCCATTTTTTGAGTTATTGAGCTAATTCTGTAATAGGCTAAGAACATAATATTGACCTTTAGCTAATGCTAAATGTAATGGTTCTCTAAGGATCAAATCTATCTAGAGTGTTTGTTAAAAATAGATATTCTATTCAGTAGATTTAATGTTGGGCTTAGGAATAAGCATATATAACAAGTTTTTCAAGTAACAATCCCACTGATGTTAGAAATCCAATAAGATAAGGATGTGACGCTGTCTTTTTCTGAGTATCTGGGAAACCAAATCCTTTCTTCAGACTCACTGAATTGTGTCCTTGGTCTCCTAGTCTCGATCTTCTCATGGAAGTTTCTTTCCCCTTGCTTTCAATAACAATGAATACCTCTCTTCACACTTTCTTATACCCACAATATGCCCTGCTTTCACTCTTTATGAAATCTAGCCCAAGATATTTCTCAAATTTTGACCCACCCCCCTCCTCTATGTACTACCTCTCTTTGGCAGAATATTTAACCCAGTAAGTCCACTTCTAATGCCATTGCCAGAACTTTGGTTCTCCACTGTGTGAGGTCAACCTATCATTTCAACCTTATCTCCGCTCACATTCATTCAAACAAGaccattttccataagcttctAAAATGGCCTGTTCTACCTCTCAGCATTACCCGCCCTTCCCTTTCATGGTTGCTTGTCCCAATCTCAGCAGCCCTTTAAAGGCTCACTTCCAACGCCATCCCGAATCACAACCCTTCTGCTCCTGAAGTACACTCCACTAGATTCTTTTTTCATGGGAAACTCCTCATTCTTCACTGGTGCCTGTCTTatatccccctcccccatcccagtgTTCCAGTTCCCTATATTTTTCTCTTATCCACTAAATCACAAGTTATTTGAGACAGGATCAGTGTCTCTATCTCCCTTACAAACTGATTAAGCACATAATCTATCCTTAGTATTGAACTTTACCTCATAcccaaagggaaaatattttaataaagtcaTTGTTCATATTCTACCCATAATTTAGAATACATTCCTCATTTTTCTTAAGATaattgagtattttatttttcaaaattctaaaatgttatctaactattttgtttttacaaattCAAACCTGTGTTATCCTCAGCTACGCAATGGCAGGtgcatttccattttcttgtcgAAGTTTCTTTCGTTCTTCAGCTTCTCCTTCATATTCCCTGAAGCATCGTTTTCGAAGCCTTTAGAAAAGAAGACATTCTACTGTTATCAAAGTTCCATTTATCTATATATTGAATGGAGTTTTCATGAATTCAGGGAAATCCTTTTTATGAGTCCTTATAGATAATTAAGTACTTTTACTTGGCACTAAACCAAAACTAAACCCAACTATATGATATGATACTATCAATACTTTTTTTCTGAGGGCATTTatactttctttcaaaaaaaatggttcatttatttatttgaaagacagagttacaggcagaaagagggagacacagagagagacatcttccatccatcagttcactcctcaaacggccgtaatggccagagctgggctcaatccaaagccaagagccaggagcttcttatgggtctcccacatgggtgcaggggcccaaacacttgaatcaTCCTCTGAAGCTTTCccgggagcagccaagacatgaactggcacctatataggatgccagtgccacagacagaggcttagctcactgtgccacagtgttgacccctATACTGACTTTCTATAAGCACATTTCCAGAGGACGGTGGACTGTGGTTTAAATAAGTGTTGTGAGACACAGAATTTCATTTCAGGAGGTAAGTCAGAACTTAACTGACCTCCATGTGCAGCTGCAGGAAATGATGCTAGCATAGTTTTACCACACATAGAATCTATGCTTGCACAAACCAACTTAAATGACtagaaatttcttttcaaataggCTTATCAAAGAAGTTggactttgtttttaaatgtaaatatttcttttttttttttttttaattactacaTTCAACCCAATGGTTTGAAAAATTCTTGGTGTACCAGTAATTCtattttaatagatatttaaCCTATCTACTAAATAATATCATTGAAATCATAACAACTTTTCTTCCATTGtcatatttggagaaaaaaattcacTCCAATTATGAAAGGTACCACCCTAGCAACCATGGCTTAGGCCTAGTGTTTGTTGTATGTATGATTAAAATACAAGGAGAATattaaagaaaagtagaaaagtcACTACTTCAAAAGTTCCAATATGACAAAGTCTTTTCATACTTTTATAAaagattattaaatatttcagcGAAATAATTATAAGTTTAATTATTGTAAAATGTTTCCCTAATTagcatttgatttcttctatccTTCAATGTCAAGTAATAATGATGCATCTGAAGGTATCTTTTCTAAACATATTTGCATATCTAGCTTGAGGTACTAGAAGatcagaataaatttaaacacTCATCCAACTTCATGCGCATGATAAGGGAGTTTTCTTATGTGTTATTTTATCACTATCTCATTTGAATTCAAAATAATAGTAAACAATGACAGAAGATAACCCCTTGTTTCCTGAATGGCAGTAGTGGTAGATCATGTACATAATCCAGTTGTTACAGTAATTTACCAAGACCTAAAATTAGAATAATGAATgcattgcttttcccaagctcCAGTAGCACATGAGTCATCATAGAGACATCCATGCCCTCCTCCAACTTCCCTTATTCTGGCTTCTGTTGGACAGACAATGCCATTTGATGTTCCCATTAGTGCCCACTACATGGTGCAGTCTAGTTCTAGCATTCATTGGTCATGAAGTATGCGATCTGTTATTATAAGCATAGGGAAGTCATTATAGGGTTGAACAGTAATGGAATTATCCTGGCTTCCTACACCATACCATAtgcaggaaattttttttaaaaggtgagtCTCCATATTATTACatttaacaataacaaaataggCATGAGTTCTAAGTAAACTAGTCCCATGCTACGCAATTCTTAACTCAGGATTTGACATTCTAGTATGAGCAGAAAACATATCTTCTCTTGGCTGCTCATTTGAAGTTCTTGGTGAGTTTTAGCACCAAAGCAAAATGTCTGACCTTATGAGTTTATTACAGCCATGAATTAGTTTCTGGAGTACTTGCTCAGACTTTGTAACATTCACAGAAGATATCAACACTTTCTGAGATTTAGAATAATCATGAATAGAAGTGgaacataaaataaaaccataaatttttgtatttaaaaattgttagatATTCTGAGAAAGGGCCTTATAATATATTAAGCTTTAATAGCAGCCAAAGTAATGTAAGTTTTGACCGCATTCTGTGATCTTTGTCAATGACCTGTAAAGATATGAACCAAAGAGCACACACCTTCCACATAATAATTCATCTAAGTTATGACAACAGAGTATCATAGAAATACCAAAAAACTTAACATGCCATAATATTAATAGTCTTATCATACTTACTGGATTGTAATAACAACAGCAACAGCTGTGAAGCTCACAGCAGAGACAAAGGCAGCCATGGCTGCTAAAGCAATTTTTGATAAATCATTGTCCACCATGCTGTGAGTCTTCATGGATTTTTCTCCACAGCGTTCACCAAAGTAATCATGATGACATCTGCAAAGAGCCCACATTTGAAAATTATAATCACCAGAGACATTTATGGATTCTAAGCTTACTTTCCAGGTCATAAATAGCCCTTGAATTCCAATATTAAAAGGGTTAttcaatttatttgtatttcaaaatcaTGAGTTGTAGATCGGATtctcacaaaagatgtattaGTATAGGAACACGTTGAATTAGTTGAGTATCATGTTCCAAGACACACCTTGCAACTCTTGGTACACTTTTTATGACCAACTGATGAGTTCAGTGACTTGTTAGGCAGTTAGTACATACCACTATCACCTAATGTGCTAGCAGCATTCGGATGAAAAGAAGTTAGAACAAGGTTATCAGAAAAACACTTTCAGGTCCTTTTTTTgaagaaaaggtttttttttaaatgtattgcaAAATTatagtttgtaaaaaaaatttatagtttgTAACAGGCATCAGCAAACACTAGCCCATAGATGAAGTCTGGGCATTTACCAAGTCTTTTTATAGCCTTCAAGGAAAGGatgattttagatttttaaaaaaatggttccagggctggtgctgtggtgcagtgggttaaagccctgggccacagtgccagcatgccaaatgggcgtcagtttgagtctcggctgctccacttccaatccagctctctattttggcctgagaaagcagaagatggctcaagtccttggacccctatacccacgtgggacacccagaagaagcttctggttcctagtttctgatcagctcagctctggccattgtggtcacttggagagtgaaccatcggatggaagacctccctctctctttgactctgcctctctctgtaactctgtcttccaaataaataaaataaatcttaaaaaaatggttccattttatttgaatatataacTACATACATCATCTTGGGACATGAAgcccaaaatatttactatcttgtCCTTTAAGAAAAAGTTTGCTGAACCTTGGTTTAtacattgaaaaaaatgaatggctTTCTGAGTCTCGGGATTTCAGACAAGTGTTAGAAACACAGAATTCTGTATAACTTAGGAAAACTCACTTGCACGTTACTGCATCCAGGTGCTCTATATATTTGCATTCTCCATGAATGCAGAAGTTTTGGAATTCTGCATCACatgggtttttcttctttttgttttttctgtttttgccaTTTttgcctccctttttctttcttttgggttTATCTGAAGTCTTTTCACTTTCTGCCTTGTTTTTCTTGGGTTTAATTACCTGTTCAACTAAAAAAGATAAGATTTATTATGATAATCTCCCTTAATCTTATATACCATTTGCACACCTTAGTGAGAGAGAAAACATAGCAGTAAGAACTCACAGGAATAATGGCTATGTTTGTCTTGTTGTTCATCATGATACATACACCATACATTCacaaagaaaataacttttaaaaatctgaacactggggccagcactgtggtgtagcgggtaaagctgtcgcctgcagtgccagcatccaatatgggcaccagttcaattcctggctgctccacctccgatccagctctctgttatgacctgggaaagcagtacaagatggcccaagtccttggacccctgcacctgtgtgggagacctggaagaagctcctgactccaggcttcggattggtccaactctggctgttgcagccatttggggagtgaaccagcggatggaagacctctctctccctctgcttctgactctctgtaactctttcaaataaataaataaataaatcttttttaaaaaatctgaacacTTGGTGATTTTACTAGCTTACACACAAATTTTGAATTCATTTgtatcagcagcagcagcagcattacTGATAATAGGAATTACATGTATAAGAAAAATCCactacacattttaaatatttcttgaatttctattaCATTCAAAAGTTGGGGTAATGAACATTAACTCAATTAAACACAAATGACACTTGTATATAATATTACCCACATgagacagatgaggaaactaaagttCAATGACGGTAAGTTACTTGCCCCAGGATGAGAAGTTAAGAAATGA from Oryctolagus cuniculus chromosome 8, mOryCun1.1, whole genome shotgun sequence includes:
- the AREG gene encoding amphiregulin; translation: MRAPLLPPAPVVLWLLILGSGPSAAGLELNDTYSGKGESFSGDHSTDGLEVTSRSEMSPGSEISPLSETPATGDLSSGADDDYAEEYDNEPQVSGYIVDDSVRVEQVIKPKKNKAESEKTSDKPKRKKKGGKNGKNRKNKKKKNPCDAEFQNFCIHGECKYIEHLDAVTCKCHHDYFGERCGEKSMKTHSMVDNDLSKIALAAMAAFVSAVSFTAVAVVITIQLRKRCFREYEGEAEERKKLRQENGNAPAIA